In Rutidosis leptorrhynchoides isolate AG116_Rl617_1_P2 chromosome 2, CSIRO_AGI_Rlap_v1, whole genome shotgun sequence, one genomic interval encodes:
- the LOC139891514 gene encoding PGR5-like protein 1A, chloroplastic, producing MASKLGFTITSSRFFTAPVRRPSVTGGLSLPGSYRLSSSKVQSIQLIGKQFVSHRRLIIISPKATTDQPGQIKEDEVVDSNIMPYCSLDKKEKKTIGEMEQDFLLALQSFYYEGKAIMSNEEFDNLKEELMWEGSSVVMLSTDEQKFLEASIAYVSGNPIMSDKEYDQLKMQLKKDGSDIVAEGPRCSLRSRKVYSDLTVDYLKMFLINVPAAVVALGLLFFLDDITGFEITYLLELPEPFSFIFTWFAALPLILWLSFTLTNVIVRDFLILKGLCPNCGTENNSFFGTILSISSGGTTNKVKCSNCQTTLVFDQDTRLITLPEGSEA from the exons ATggcgtcaaaattagggtttacaaTAACATCATCTCGTTTCTTCACTGCTCCAGTTCGAAGACCATCTGTTACTGGTGGTTTATCGTTACCCGGTTCTTATCGGTTGTCTTCTTCGAAGGTTCAGTCGATTCAGCTGATCGGAAAACAGTTCGTGAGTCACCGGAGGTTGATTATTATTTCTCCAAAAGCCACAACTGATCAGCCAG GTCAAATTAAGGAAGATGAAGTTGTTGATAGCAACATAATGCCGTATTGCAGCTTAGATAAAAAAGAGAAGAAGACAATAGGAGAAATGGAACAAGATTTTCTTCTAGCATTGCAA TCATTCTATTATGAAGGAAAAGCTATTATGTCAAATGAGGAATTTGATAACCTCAAGGAAGAACTGATGTGGGAAGGAAGCAGTGTTGTAATGCTAA GCACTGATGAACAGAAGTTTCTAGAGGCTTCAATAGCTTATGTTTCTGGTAACCCCATAATGAGTGATAAAGAGTATGACCAACTGAAGATGCAATTAAAG AAAGATGGAAGTGATATAGTGGCTGAGGGCCCACGATGCAGTCTTCGCAGTAGAAAG GTTTACAGTGATCTGACTGTCGATTACCTCAAAATGTTCCTCATAAATGTTCCTGCTGCTGTTGTTGCGTTAGGATT GTTATTCTTCCTTGATGACATAACTGGATTTGAAATCACATATCTTTTGGAG CTTCCAGAGCCATTCAGTTTCATCTTCACTTGGTTTGCCGCTCTTCCACTCATATTATGGTTATCCTTTACACTTACAAATGTCATTGTGAGAGACTTTTTGAtattgaag GGCCTTTGCCCAAACTGTGGTACTGAGAATAATTCATTCTTCGGTACCATCTTGTCAATTTCTAGTGGTGGTACCACCAACAAGGTCAAATGCTCAAA CTGTCAAACCACACTAGTGTTTGATCAAGATACCCGTTTGATAACATTGCCTGAAGGAAGTGAAGCTTGA
- the LOC139891513 gene encoding expansin-A7-like codes for MALFNHTRSFCFFFSIITLIFSWLVNPTRAMYHGYVPSPWSLAHATFYGDESAASTMGGACGYGNLVTNGYGTDTAALSSTLFSDGYACGQCYQIRCVQSPWCYRGYTTITATNLCPPNWSEDSNNGGWCNPPRTHFDMAKPAFMKIAQWKAGIIPVMYRRVPCSGIRKGGIRFSFQGNGYWLLVYVMNVGGAGDLHNMWVKGTKTGWISMSHNWGASYQAFATLKGQAVSFRLTSFTTKQTITAYNVAPANWNLGLTYQANVNFH; via the exons ATGGCTTTATTTAATCATACCCGGAGCTTTTGCTTCTTCTTTAGTATCATCACACTCATCTTCTCCTGGCTCGTAAACCCTACACGAGCCATGTACCATGGCTACGTTCCTAGTCCATGGTCTCTCGCCCACGCTACATTCTATGGCGATGAGTCTGCAGCCTCAACCATGG GAGGTGCATGTGGGTATGGAAACTTGGTCACTAACGGATACGGTACTGACACAGCCGCATTGAGTTCGACACTATTTAGTGACGGATATGCTTGTGGTCAGTGTTACCAAATACGATGTGTCCAGTCACCTTGGTGCTACAGAGGGTACACAACCATTACTGCAACCAACCTGTGCCCACCAAACTGGTCTGAGGATTCAAACAATGGTGGATGGTGCAACCCTCCTCGAACCCATTTCGACATGGCTAAACCTGCGTTCATGAAAATCGCTCAATGGAAAGCTGGCATCATCCCTGTCATGTACCGCAG GGTACCTTGCAGTGGAATTAGAAAAGGTGGCATTAGATTTTCATTTCAAGGAAATGGATATTGGTTGTTGGTGTATGTGATGAATGTTGGTGGTGCTGGTGACCTTCATAACATGTGGGTTAAGGGGACCAAAACCGGTTGGATCAGCATGAGCCATAACTGGGGTGCTTCTTATCAAGCTTTCGCAACACTTAAGGGTCAAGCTGTCTCTTTCAGGCTAACTTCATTCACCACTAAACAGACAATTACAGCATACAATGTTGCTCCGGCTAATTGGAATTTAGGATTGACGTACCAAGCGAATGTCAACTTCCATTGA